A part of Meiothermus sp. QL-1 genomic DNA contains:
- a CDS encoding SAM-dependent methyltransferase — AGVETLVVLMGVSQRQQLAAQLIALGRPPAEPVAFIERSSTPRERVVEATLAQVAQGEVAVEAPAVWVIGEVVRWRQAVGRPTQRYLQPKER; from the coding sequence GCCGGGGTGGAGACCCTGGTGGTGCTGATGGGGGTAAGCCAGCGGCAACAGCTGGCCGCCCAGCTCATCGCCCTGGGGCGGCCGCCGGCTGAGCCGGTGGCCTTCATTGAACGGAGCAGTACCCCCAGGGAGCGGGTGGTGGAGGCCACCTTAGCCCAGGTGGCCCAAGGAGAGGTCGCCGTGGAGGCCCCCGCTGTGTGGGTAATAGGGGAAGTCGTGCGGTGGCGGCAAGCGGTGGGCAGGCCCACCCAGCGGTACTTGCAGCCCAAGGAGCGGTGA